The window GCCTGCAAACTTTGTCAGTCATTTCCATTTAAATTACTATTCTCCATTTTATTGTGAAAATTGGAGCACCTGAATCATTGAGCATACGGTGCTAAATTTTTCTGTATGAATTATGTTATTTATATTAATGAAAATGAAGCTTGTGATATTTTTTTATTACCTTCGTTGGTAGATAGCTAATAGAGTTTAATCTTTTTTTTCCTCATAACTTTGAGTTACTTTTTAACTAgagtttaataaaaaataataataattaaaaaaaaactgagTTTTAACTCTATTTCAATCTCCTGCTTCAGTATATAAGCATGAAAACTCGGAAGATACTGATTCTGTTGAAGAAGAGGTTTGCAACACCCAATTGGGTTAAGGTAAGCAGACATCGTCAGCTAACACTAATCACTGTTAAGCGCATTATAATGATGGCTTGTGCTAATTTTGCCCTACATCCCTATTTCTATTCCCTCTTTGTATAGCACAAAGAGCCCAGGGAAGTTCATATGTTCATTGATCTGCTTCTCCAGGAGGTAAGTGCTGCGTGTTTCGTCTTCTCTTCCTGTTCCAAGATCAGGTTTTTGTAATAGGATACTGAAGCACCAAGAGGGGCGAAAAGTGGCACCTTTTAACTTATATGACACACTACAGTTTCTTCTCCAATAATAGTACAACAACAATATGACAATAGTTTAGTTGAAAACTTAACCTTTTCCTGTTTGATCTCATTTTCAGCTGGATACAATCCTTAATGAAGTAAAGCAAATATTGCCTGAAGGGCTCCACCATAAGCATCGGCGTACAGACACCAACGGGAGTAATACATCTTCTCGTAGTAATCCATTGAGAGATGATAAATTGGTACGTTCAAATACCCAAAAGGCCAGGAGTCAGCTTTTTGAGTCCCATTTAGCAAAATTGTTCAAGCAGAAGATGGAAATTTTTACTAAAGTTGAACACACACAGGTTTGGTTCTAGTGTTTGTAACTTAACAACCTGcaataattttagaaatcattGAATAAGAATTACTTAATGTGCAGGAATCCGTCGTAACTGCTATTATCAAACTTTTCTTGAAGAGTTTACAAGAATTTGTCCGACTTCAGACTTTTAACCGAAGTGGATTTCAACAAATTCAGCTGGACATTCATTTTCTTAAGACCACTCTTAAGGATACTGCTGAAGATGAAGCTGCTGTTGATTTTTTGCTTGATGAGGTAAAGACGGAATGTCCTATGCGTTTGTACTTAAAAGCTACTATGTCAATGATTTATACCTGTTTTGCCTTCTTCAGTGACCATCCCTCCCTAGCTCCCTTCCCGACCTCTCCCCCCCCCCTCTCCTTTGTAAATTGTAGTATAAATCATCCAGTTGCTTGTCACTGCATATACTGGAAGTAGCATGCTCCAACCATTTTTATCTAGCAACAAATGATAAAGAGTGTTTCTTGCTGAACAGGTAATTGTTGCTGCTGCTGAACGTTGTCTTGATCCCATTCCTTTGCAACCTGCTATCTTGGACAGGCTTACTCAAGCAAAGTTGTCTAAGAATTCTGAACAAAGTCCTACCTCATGATAATGTGGGAGGCTGGGAGCTCAAATGCATCGTGCCGCGACTGTTGGCCTTGCTGTAATCAGAAAGCATGCACATGATGCTAAGTACATATTGGAAGGAACATCCACGCTGCTTTGAAGTCTTTGTAGGTAGAGGCAAATTCAAGATTTAAAGTTTGTTGAGTGCCAAAGTCTCAACTTCACCCTAtgaaagaaggcctaatgtttaggatttaaacacacctctcatttgcttTCTTATCtttttaaggcatttgtatcttctctctttagtattatttcacttgtatttttggagtggaataaaatattggttgcgTCCGAgtaagtaggcaaaattggccgaacctcgtaaattctagtgttccttttattgttgctttattctcttatttattatttggtggttgtcataatttttggtatagtagttgtgaatcatacacactatatacatttggcttccgcaacaattggtatcagagccaaggtactgtctaagtatgctctgtggttgcagcatagtctgatcttccatatcagaaaagatttatcttggtaactgagtcaaggttctgtctgagtatgctctgtggttgcagcttagtctgatcttccacaccagaaaggaaataatcttgatttgtgtcgtcagctattaaataatatttgtgtcaaagatgggagacaataaacaagaagaatctacatcaagtgtcagcAATAcatcatcattggcatcttcgcttatgacaagaattgtgtcaaatgcgaaatttgcggtaaaaatttttgacgggtcaggacattttgggatgtggcaaggcgagggtctagatgtcctttttcaacaagggctagatcttgctattgaagaaaaaagaccagatgttattagagaagaagattggagaattatcaatcgtgttgcttgcggtaccattcgatcccaccttgctagagagcagaaatatccatacacaaaggaaacttctgcaagtaaattatggaaagcactggaggataaatttttgaagaaaacagtcaaaataaattgtacatgaagaagagactgtttcgcttcacctatgttcctggtaccacgatgaatgaacatatcaccagtttcaataagttggtcacatatttgcaaaatatggatgcaacttttgatgatggtgacttggccttgatgttgttggggtcacttcctgatgagtacgagcaccttgaaactactctactccatgggaatgacgaaatttctctcagagaagtttgttcggctttgtacaactataaacaaagaaagggagaaaaacaaaaggacggagaaggagaagcactggttgtaaggggtcgtcctcaaaatcaaacgaggacaaagaaaggaagatcaaagtcaagatctagacccagcaaagataaatgtgccttttgtcgagaaaaagacactggaagaaagactgtccgaagttgaagaataaggtcaaacataacaatggaaagaccattatggattcaaatgtaactgatggtgatgattcagacttctcattagttacaacagagtcatcaacattatcagacatatggttgatggactcggcttgtagctatcatatgtgtcccaacagggactggttcgtggattttcaagaaggagaatatggagtcgtccacatagcggataacaaccctcttacctcatatggcattggtttaatacgattaaggaaccatgatggaatgatcagaacattaacagatgttcgatatgtaccggatttgaaaaagaatctcatctctgtgggagccctagaatcaaaagggttcaaaatcattgcagaaaatggagtgatgagagtatgctccggtgcactagtggtaatgaaggccaatcggaagaacaataacatgtaccgttATCGCGGTAGTATAGTTATTGGGACaacgacagtaacatccagtaacgaaaaagaggcagaagcaaccaggctatagcacatgcgcttgggacatgctggaggtacatccttgaaaactttatcagatcaaggattgttaaaaggagtaaaggcttgcaacttggagttttgcgagcattgtgtcaaagagaaacaaacaagggttaaatttggtacaacaatgcataatactaaaggtattttggattatgtacactctgatgtttggggtccttccaaaataccttcattgggtgggaagcactattttgtaacctttgttgatgatttttcccgaagagtgtgggtgtatacaatgaagagcaaagatgaagtgttggaaatttttctcaaatggaaaatgatggtggagaatcaaacaggaaGGAGGATCatgtgtattcgcacagacaatagaggtgaatacaaaaatgaccattttaataaggtctgtgaaaatgatggcatcgtccggcacttcactgtcagacatataccacaacagaatggagtggcagaacgtatgaaccggaccttgctgaaGAAGATACGGTGTATGTTGTCTAATgttggcttgggcaaagaattttgggctgaggcagttacatatgcatgccacctcattaatcgcctaccatctgctgctattgatggcaagacaccatttgaaaaatggtatggaaagcctgttgtagattatgactctttgcacgtatttggctcaactgcatattatcatgtgacagaaaCAAAATTGGATctaagggcaaagaaggctatttttatggggattacttctagagtcaaaggataccgcttatggtgtcctatgacaaagaaagtaatattcagcagagatgttacctttgatgaatctgctatggtaaataaggtaacagaagataccaaactaaatgagggtgcttctaagcaggtgcagtgtgagggaaaatttatttttcctacacaagaagcagaggaggaaacaaatgaaaattatcctctggaagaagagctagtagaaagggagattccaactcaggaacctcaacaacaacttaaatcaATAGCAActagcaggccaaaaaggacaataacaaaacttgttcgtcttatagagacggttgcttgtgtcgcctcaattgtagctgatgatgtttcTACCACctataaagacgcagtccaaagttcagaagaagataagtgaaggattgccatgaatgatgaaatgcAATCCCTTCgttagaatcatacatggagattggctaatctcccgaagggaaagaaagcaattgggtgcaaatgggtatttgcaaagaaagaaggatttcctaactaAGAAGGTGTTCACTAcgaagcaagattggtggccaaaggatatgctcaaaaggatggaattgattacaatgaagtattttctccagttgtaaaacattcctccattagaattatattgtctttggtagcacagttggatttggaactagttcatatggatgtaaaaactgcgtttttacatggaaacttggaggaggaaatctacataactcagccagaaggattcaaagttgttggaaaataaaatatggtatgcaaacttgaaaaatcattgtacggattgaaacaatcttctagacaatggtacaagcgatttgacaagtttatgttgtggcaagggtacaagagaagcaaatacgatcattgtgtgtatttgcgcaagcttaaagatggttctgttgtatatcttctcttatatgttgatgatatgttgatagcttccaagaattcggaagaaattgataagttgaagattcaactgaagaaggagttcgagatgaaggatctgggtgaggcaaagaaaattcttggcatggagataataagagatagacgttcaaagaaactctgtttatctcaaaaagaatatttgaaaagagtactacaacgttttggcataaaTGAAAAGACTAatccagttagtactccacttgctccccattttaagctaagtactactatgtcgccaaaagatgaagcttaacaggagtatatgtcaaggtaccatacgcaaatgttgttggtagcttgatgtatgcaatggtctgtacgagacctgacatttcacaagttgttggagttattagcagatatatgcataatccaggaaatgagcattaacaagctgtgaagtggattctacggtatattcataatactgtagatatTGGGTTaatttttgagcaggaaggcagtcaatctgtagttggatattgtgactcagattttgcgggtgatctggacaaacgaaaatcaactactggttatgtgttttcttctgcaaaggcaccagttagttggaagtctattTTGcggtcaacagttgctttgtctacaacagaggcagagtacatggctattacagaggctgtgaaggaagcaatttggcttcaagggttgctaaaagagcttcgtgttgaacaaaaaagtatcataattttttgtgatagtcaaagtgttattcaattagcgaagagcCAAGTTTATTATGCAAGGACGAAGAACATTGTtgttcggtatcattttgtacgagaaatcatagaagaaggcgGAGTCACGgtaaagaaaattcatactacggagaatcctgctgatatgctgacaaaggtggtgattgcggtcaagtttcaacattgtttggatttgatcaacattgttgaacactgaagattgaagatgaagacacaaccaaaatttgttattgagagagaattgaaaatgtggaattttgccaaggtggagatttgttgaagtttggcaaaatgcccaCATCGGTGGTACCAATTTTGGTTGGTACTTCACCCTATGAAAGAAGGcctaatatttagaatttaaacacacctctcatttgtcttcttttcttcttaaggcatttgtatcttctctctttagtattatttcacttgtatttttggagtggaataaaatattggttgtgtccgaggaagtaggcaaaattggccgaacctcgtaaattctggtgttccttttattgttgtattattgtcttatttatcATTTAGTGGCTGCCATAATTTTTGgtgtagtagttgtgactcattcacactatatacatttggcttccgcaacagagTTAACAGGTTCAGAATGAATATGATCTGTCATAtctttacattttttatttttttaaaacatatgtATAAGTGGTTCGAGCAGAAAATAGTGAGTTTAGTTAAACCCCAAAATTTGCTGTAGATTTGCCTCTATTTACAGGCAACATGGCATATACATCTCTTTTATAGAGAATAGAAGCGTTGCCAATTTGCCAGTCAGCTCCATTGGTTTTCTTTTTAGGGAAATTACATAAGTTGTCACCCGAACTATAGCCCAAATCCCGCTTACACACTTTCTGTGGACCATaataaccttacacacgcaaccTTTCTAAAGCGTGCCTAGTACACACCTCCTTTGACCAGGTCTAAGCGCGTGTAATACAAACTGGACCAAGCGCGTAGACACTATTTCAAGACAATTTCTGTCTTTAATAAACGGTCAAAAACACATTCCAACGACCCTTTTTAAAAGATTAAAAGGGCCTTAACCCATTTCTATCTATACTAACCCGATTTTcatcctcttcttcctccttgaaagctctaaattaaagaaaattttatcttCTTGAAGCCAAAATTTATTCCTCTTCTTGAAGCTCGAAGCCAATATTGcaatcttcttctatttcttccttATATTTTTTGACATAAGGGTTAAATTTCTAGGGATCAATTTTAAGGTTTGGGAAAATGCATAATCTGAGAAAATTTTGCTATTGTGGTGAAGAAGCTGTAGTGATACAGTCATGGAGCGTTGATAATCCAGGTCGTCGATTTTACGGATGTCCATTTTATGAGGTAAATATCAATTGTACTTTTCTAATCAATTTTATATTTCGTAATAATTTTCTCTCTTCAATTTTTCAGAGGGACAGACGATCGACATGTAATTTCTTTATGTGGTTTGACCCCCAACTCCAGAGCACTTGAAAATGGTGATTTTGGGTCTGCTGAAGAAGAAGAGGGCATTTGATGCATTGTTGAAGGAAAATAGAAACCAAATAAATTGGAGGAGATTGTGTGTGCTGATTTTAATTGCAATTGTGTTGAAGTTGATTGTGTTAGGTAGTTCTAAAGATTGTTATATAATGTAAGAAAATGAATGAGGTTTTTTGGTAGATTTTGTATCCCTTTGTTAGAAATGAATGAAATCTTTTGGCAATTGTTAATGTTGTTTTGTTTGAGTTTGTTGCTGTGTGAGTTGAATGATTTTTTTGGCAATTGTTAATGTTGTTTCGTTTGACTTTGTTGCTATGTGAGATGATAGTGCAGTTAAAACACAACTCAAATTATGACTGATAAAACACTGAAACACAGTCAAATAGTGGTTGATATACAACTCAAATGCTGAAATTTTCCAGAAATAACAACATACAAAAATGACAGCAAAAATGCTTAACAACATACCAAAATAACAGCATTCATACAACACTAAAGACACATCTGCCCAGAAAttatcaaacaatactaaaaatatatttcatCATAGAGTAAAGGTGTTTATTACAGTCACCTAATAGCAGCAGCCTGCCTTAACAAAAATATACGCTGCCAGTTTTACAGCATACCAAATAACAACAGGCTGCCTTAACAAAATAACAACACTAACAGCAAACCTAAATAGCAGTTCCGAATTAACCTAACAtcaattccaaaataaattacagtTCCAAAGGGAAATTACAGCAGTTCCAAAATAAATTAACAGTGACAATAACAGAATTCAGTGGTTGTTCTGGGATGGCTGGGATGATGAACTTGCTTGACTTAAATTGGATTGAGATGAGGTAGTTCTGGAACGAGTTGCAGTAGTTCTTTCAAGTTGTCTTCTAGTAATGACTGGTCTACCATTCCATTTTACACCACTTCTTGGCTTGTATGCACACTCCAAAATATCTGCCGAGGACCTCTTTTCACCACCATGAGAGACCACTCTTGGCTTACCTCCACCAGActgccaaaaacaaaaaatattcaGTAAAGTTGTTAAAGCAAACAAGATATAAAATTAACTTTGAACTACTTACAGAAAAACTTGTGAACCCACTGCTTGATTGAAATAGTCCAAACCCAGAACTTCCCCTACCACTACCAGTTCCTCTTCCTCTACTAGCAGCAGTTCCTCTTCCTCTACCAGCAGCAGCAGGGGCAGAAGTAGTTGGAGTTCCTGTTCCTCTTGCTCTGCCTCTTCCTCTTCCTTCACATCTTTGGATATATGAAGCATTTGCTGGAGTAGAATCTGCAGGCCTTGCTTTCTTAGGGCAGCTCCTCTTGTTGTATCCATATCCACCACAGTTTGAACAAGTCATCTCCATGCCCCTTCTTGAAAGCTTTCCAGAAGTAGGATGTTtagtttcttctcttcttctcttcttctttggtCTGCCAGGCATCTTTTTAATTGGTGGGGGTTCAATTGGTGGATTGGTAGATGTTGGCCACATCTGCATGTTTGACACAGGCTGGATGAATGTTGAATATGCCTTCAGATAGGTGGATTTGTGGTACCAGTGAGATATGTAGTTAATTGGGTCAAGGTTCTTGAAATGCATAGCAGCAATGGCATGAGCACAAGGGATACCCTTCAGCATCCATGACCTGCATGTACAAGTTTGAGCTTGCATATTCACACAATACTTCAGCACCACTCTTAATGAGGTATCCTCAACCTCATAGCCATATTCACCATTCCACTTGATTGTAAACCTCATAGATTGGGCCATATTATCCTGATACACCTTCATAGCAATTGGGGATATATCACATATCCATGTATCTGCAAACTCCCTCAACTTTCCTATTCTCTCCATCATCTTCACTATAATTTCCTCCAACATTGTGATAATTGTCTTGTGTCGAGCAGCAAGTATCCAAGCATTAAATGTCTCGCACATATTGTTGTCAATTATATCACATTTCCTGTCACAGTTGAAGTATGTTCTACACCAGGTTTCCTTGTTATACCTCAAGAGGCTCTCACATATCCCATTCCCAAGCATATTCAAACTGTCCAGGTGAAAATTTAATTCTGCTACACATGATGCTCTAGCACACCTCCAGAAGTTGTTTCTCCTCTCTAATCCTCTCCAATCTTTGGACCAGTTTGCTAATATATGTCTGGCACACCACCTATGTTCACTTTCAGGCAACACTTCTGATACAGCTTTAAGCAATCccttaaacataaaaagaattgAATTAGTTGCCAACagaaacaaaaattagaaaaaataaatattgatagaaaacagaaacagaagaatatattcaccctTTTGCATATCAGACATGATAGTAAGATCCCTTCCATCTtgaagctctaagtcatgagtcACACACTTCAGAAACCATGTCCAAGTGAAACTGTTCTCAACCTCTACAATGGCCCAAGCTATAGGAAACATCTGATTATTTCCATCCTTTGATACTGCTACAAGAAGTTGACCCTTACAAATGCCTTTTAGAAAACAACCATCAAGGCCAATTATCCTTCTGCAACCCTCAGACCATCCTTTTTTCATAGCATAGAAGCAAACATAAAATGAATTGAAGACAAGCTTGCCTTCACCTTGATCTTCTACCTTCACAACACAAGTTGTACCTGAATTTGTCTGTAATAGAATATCTCTATAATCATAGAGTCTCTTGAACTCAGCATGCACATCACTTATTATCTCCTTTAGAATTTTTTCTCTAGCTCTATGTATAGTAGACCTACCAACATACATGTCCAGTTCATCCTTAATGAGTTTCTTTAGCTCCCAAACTTTCATATTTGGTTGACACACAATCTTATCCCTGTAATGTTTTTCTAGGTATCTGGAGTTGCAAAGcttgtttttatttgttttgtaaTATTTGTGGACAGGGCAATACCTTTTTACCTTAAAATTGTTGGATCTGCCATCTTTGCTTGCAGCCAAGATCCATGGACATTTTAGATGCATGCATCTTACCCTCACCCTACCAGGTTCATTAATATACTTTTCAATTTGAACTCCTTTATGAATTGCATACTTACTAACAGCAAACCTAAATTATTCAACACTCTAAAAAATCGGCCCCAACTCCCAGGTTATTTTCTTGACAGTTGGATCAAATATCAGGgctttcttcctcctcttggcaACCATTTTCTCCTTATGTTCTTCATCAAATTCATCTTCAGCATCTGAAGGAAAACTTTCAGCATCTGAAGACCCAAAGTAAGGCTCATCTGTCCCTACTAAGCCTGTGTACCTATCTTGCTTGCTACCAGTTCTTAATTCATCAAAACCAATATCAACTCCTGCATCACCTATGTTAATATCACCTTTATCTTTTGGCCTTTCACTCATTTTCCTTCTATACTTCCTCAGTTCATCCCTACACTCTACAAATTCTTCATGAACATCAGATCCATAATCCTTATCATCAGGAACATGTAAATCTACTCCATCACTCTCATCACTATCACTATTGTCAAAGTCTGAATCATTCTCATTGTCATCCTCACCTTCACTATTATCAAAGTCTGATTCACTATCTACTCCACTCTCTTGTTCTCTTGAAGGTGCAGGGGCAGGAGCAGGTTCAGGAGAAGGGGAAGGGGAAAGGGAAGGGGTAGGTTCATGAGCAGGGGCAGATTCAGATTCAGATTcactatcttcctcttcttctaagACAGTTGTGCTCTTAAAAATTCCACTATTAGACCCACCAACCCCTTTACTAGCCTCATTTATGTCAACAACACATAAAGGGGCAGCATGAGTCACATAAATATCTAAGGTATCCCCATCTTCCAATTCATTACAAATGTCTAAAATATCCTTGTCTGTGAGAATATTTACCAATTTATCTGTCCTATCCATTGGACAAATATACAACTCAGCCACACTTTGAAAATCATAGATCCTAGTGTAGTTCATCAGTTCAATAAGAGACAGTAAATCCACATCTACATCTAAAGTTAATGCTTGACTACCACCCACATAACGAGCAAAGTTACCAGGAACTAATATCCCATCATGGTACCACCTGAGGGTAATGATTTTAAAAGACATTATCTGCAAACAAAGAAGGGACAAATAAATGGACTTTCCACATGCAACAATTGAAAATAAAGAACTACAAATGAAATATAAAAGTGGAGACAAAGACAAGAGCATATCACATTGTTCAAAGCAATGCTATTACAATAATCAGTTAAACCCTAACTTTACACACGGTTTGCAAACACAAGACAAatcttttttataaaaaaaactatctGTAAAGGCAACAAGACGACAACTTCACAGTCATATCGACAATGACAAAAGATTCCCCTTTTAAAAGTCTGATAACCCTAAGcaaaatagaagaaatttcaaaaaaaaaaaaaaacctaggttcAGACCCACCCACTACTAAAATAAACGGGTAATGCAAGGAGAAGAAAATTACTAACCTATTAACTGCATAAATCCACCGAAAATCCACGATGGTCGCCGGAATCGCCTTTACAGTAGCTCCTTCTAGATGTATAGGATTTTGAGTACTGACTTGGGTAAGTTTGTTTTTAACGCTTTTACCTTGTGGGTCGGGTAGGGTCGGGTTAGTTATTATAAGGTAATGGGTTAAAATTATGTAAATTCAAACGCGTGACATACACGGATGTCTTATTAACAGGATCTGGTCAAAGGAGGTGGGTACTAAATACACTTTAGAAAAGTTTCTTGTGTAAGGTTATTATCGTCCATAGAAAGTGTGTAAGGGGAATTTGGACCAAAGATTGAGTGGTAAACTATGTATCAAGCCTTCTTTTTACGAATCACGTTGCAGCTGAGTTTATGTGCATCACTAGTTTGGTGAGGAGCCAACCATGAACATGGTTGTAGAATTTTCCAAACGGAAGTAGGCGTAGAGTGAATTTCGTAATTTGTAAATTCATTTAATCAAGATGGGTCATTAGTTTTGTTTATTTCCTAAATTAACTGGCTAGGTTGACTTTCATTGTCAACATTGCCAAATTTGACCGTCAAATTGTTATTAACATCTTTAGGGATCCTTTGGTTTGACGAcaagttatgttgggattagttattATGGGATTACTATTCCATCATCTAATATAAGTTATTCTGGTACTATTATTAATCCTGATATAATTTATCCCAGAATTAGTAACCAAACAAGGGATAAAACGTTACTAAATTTTATCCCAAAATTATTTTTGCTTATCCATCGTACCAAACGATACCTTAGTCTTTTTGCAGCTAGAAGTTAAATTGTATTCTATACTCTCTTGCTAAGACTTTCAAATTTTTTGTCTAAGTTCAGACTTCAAATTTTTTGTCTTAATTCAGACATCAATTActcgttttaaaaaaaaatacgtAATTAGAACCTAGATTAAAAAAAAGGATTAGTATAAATCACAACTTGTTATAACAagatatttaaatatatattatgAAAAAAATTGTTTGAATAACTAAATAATAATGTTATATGAAGAGGAAGATGTGGAGTGATACTTTTGTTATCGTTTAATAATTGGCCCCTACTGCAACGAAATTGGTCAAAGTGAATAATTAATTTGGTATGAGTTACACATTGCTGCCCAAATTGCAgctatgatttctttctttacctGTTTCCATTGCTTCCTCTTAATGTTGCCCATAACAAGTTGCATTTCTTCAGCTTTACCTGAACTCCAGCCCATTGCATTTGGGAATCCCTAACTGTTTTTGACCATGAACATTCCACAAATAAATATCGACTCGTTTCCACCACTTGATCATCACACATGCATCATTTATCATCATCCACCTGTATGTGTAGTTTGTGTAATCTCTCATTAGTAAGCAATCTAGCTTGAGCAGCTAACCAAGTTATTATGAATCTATGCTTTCGCTGAGCTACTTCACTCCAAATAAGATTAGTTGTCTCCAGTCTTCTTTGAGGCTCAATGATGGCAATGTAGCTCCTTGTAATTGAATACTTgttgtcacacttcctttttccgaccccgcgaagggcgtaggagttttttccaattaaaggacaatcgaaacgagatttatttatttatttcagagtcgccacttgggagatttagggtgtcccaagtcaccaattttaatcccgaat is drawn from Nicotiana tabacum cultivar K326 chromosome 22, ASM71507v2, whole genome shotgun sequence and contains these coding sequences:
- the LOC142176066 gene encoding uncharacterized protein LOC142176066, whose protein sequence is MHLKCPWILAASKDGRSNNFKVKRYCPVHKYYKTNKNKLCNSRYLEKHYRDKIVCQPNMKVWELKKLIKDELDMYVGRSTIHRAREKILKEIISDVHAEFKRLYDYRDILLQTNSGTTCVVKVEDQGEGKLVFNSFYVCFYAMKKGWSEGCRRIIGLDGCFLKGICKGQLLVAVSKDGNNQMFPIAWAIVEVENSFTWTWFLKCGLLKAVSEVLPESEHRWCARHILANWSKDWRGLERRNNFWRCARASCVAELNFHLDSLNMLGNGICESLLRYNKETWCRTYFNCDRKCDIIDNNMCETFNAWILAARHKTIITMLEEIIVKMMERIGKLREFADTWICDISPIAMKVYQDNMAQSMRFTIKWNGEYGYEVEDTSLRVVLKYCVNMQAQTCTCRSWMLKGIPCAHAIAAMHFKNLDPINYISHWYHKSTYLKAYSTFIQPVSNMQMWPTSTNPPIEPPPIKKMPGRPKKKRRREETKHPTSGKLSRRGMEMTCSNCGGYGYNKRSCPKKARPADSTPANASYIQRCEGRGRGRARGTGTPTTSAPAAAGRGRGTAASRGRGTGSGRGSSGFGLFQSSSGFTSFSSGGGKPRVVSHGGEKRSSADILECAYKPRSGVKWNGRPVITRRQLERTTATRSRTTSSQSNLSQASSSSQPSQNNH